A segment of the Polyodon spathula isolate WHYD16114869_AA chromosome 17, ASM1765450v1, whole genome shotgun sequence genome:
TCCACCCACACAATTTACTGCTGGGTTCCAGCTCCACGTCCCTGTATTTCTGTCTCTACATCTTGAGTGGATACCAGTAGTCAACAAGTAAGGTAAACGTCACAATATTCCAGTCTCCtgcaacattatttttctttactgTCATGGTAATGGTAAGGAAATACTTGCTGTCGAGCAAAATGCTGTAAAAGCCTGTTTTTCTCAATTTAGtctttttttcacacaaaaaggCCTGCTAGCACATGTGTAAATGTATACTGCATTAACATTCTTTGAAAGGTCTCCATAGGGTTATATAATCTATTCATTCAACAAAGTGTGATGAGCTACACAGCCTCTGAATTAGTTTTTGGAGTTTTATCCTTGACCAGGGCTAACTCTTCCAcgagtttttatttataaaataaaacactctgGAGTAGTGAAAATCCTGGTTGAAAACGAACTCCTCAGAGATCACCTATAATTGCTCAACCTCAGAGATGAAGCGAATCAGGAATCAACTCTTTCCTGTCTCTCCGGTTCAAACAGCACCTAACGTTGTCTACATCCATGGTGGAAAACGCAGCGGTGAGGTTTGTAGTATGCAAGGTTAGTATGTATCTGGAAGGTGAAGGCAAGGGAATATAAATAATTGAGTGCAGCCTGAACTCCTTGCTTTGCCTTGCTGTAGATGTGCCTGTGGACGCAGGGCTTCCTCCATTCTCCTCCACCTGCTgcctttgtgtctgtgtttatattCCTTTGTGGAAAGGAGCTAGAACTAGTCTGTGCTCAagtgcaaactttttttttttttttttttttaaagttgtagtCTGGCTTTGCCACGCCCAGGGTTTAAAACAATGCTTCTTGTTACCTGGGGCTTCGGAGAGTATCTGCGTGGCACTGCACAGCCTCATTCCACTCCAAAGAATCAGGAGAAAAACAAAGAGGCACACCCAGCTGATGCAGTTCTTGTCTGTTTTCTGGGGGGAGGTTCCAGGAATGCAGCGCAGGGGCAAGGAGGTGCTGTTGGTCATTCGTGGACATCCCAGATTTCAGACAGGAGAGGCGGCAGCTTCTTGTCCTGGAGCCGCAGAGCGAAGACCTGCTCCGAGTGGACACTGCTGAGGGTGCGAAGGCTCACCAGCTTCATCAACATGCGGGGGAACATCAGGTGATCCTGGGGAAAGAGGGGGAAGAGATGAGAGTCGAGCTGGAAAGAGGGGCCAGCTAGCAAGACTAAAACTGCCAGTGTATTCAGAAACTCTCAATCAAAAGTTAAGTCAAGTCAATGCAGACTCACATTTGGTCTCTTGATCCTGGTGTAGGAATGAAGTGCATCAACATACGGCTGCTGGAACCGTTCCACCAAATCGTGGTCTTGCACGTTTGGGCGGTCTGGAAAGAGATTCAAACACATGTTTCAGAAAGGGTGGAAATCAAGAATTCCTTAACAAGCAGACGACCAGTCTTGCACACGATTAAAAATGACAATGTACATTGTAGCGTACGGCTGCCTTGTTCTGTTTGAAATGTGGTAGCTGGAAGTTGCAGGGAGAAGCAGCACACTGGAAAGGTTCGAGTACCTGCAGAGAAGATGTTGATTGCGATCAGAAGGGCAAACTCGGCTTCATCTAAATGCAGGTAGTTCATCCCCTTGGAGAACTCAAAAATGGGGTTGATAAACTCCAACTGCAGACCTGAAATACGCAGAGAGAAAGAGGGATAAATCACCAAAATATTCactataaacatttataaaagtttaccttggTAATCTAGCTGTAGTTATACTACTCATTTatcctggtttaccatgtttaaaaAGCTTTAGCAAACCTCTCTgagcttttacaatgctttcactgtgttttattatactttgctgtgcttttactatggggaaacttttataagggaaagcaATACCAGAGAAGGGAACTAAAACCAAGAAATTTTGAGTAAAAAGAAAGTTCTGTCCAGAGGCATGGAACAGATGTGTTTTGAATGAAGGGATTGTAGAATTGATTATTACATAACCATGGTTCCCCGAAATGGAAATGTAACAATaaggtaatagttacatttcgtacttgatagggaataAACACTACTTTGTGACACGACTGCTTGTGTAGCGGTAGGATCAGGCTGCATCCTGTCTAAAAGTTTGAATAAGAACGCACATTTCATGACTGATTTACGGTCatgaaaacagttaaaataatagaaaataggAAGTCAGACTCGTTATTTGTGGACAGCTGTGTATTGAATCTTGCGACAAGGACCTGCTTTTGCAAAGTCTTCCCTGTTGTAGCTGAAGTCCTTGAGGAAGGTGATGCACTCTATGTCTGGGTTGTATCTCCTGGATGTTTCCAACAGCATAATCTAGGAATCAAAGAATGACATTGCACGGGTGAAgggagaacaaaataaaataaattaaaaaaaaacgcttGCCTATGCTTTCACCCTCAACGGAGGTCTTGAGCAGCACAACCTGGTCCCTTAAACTCCCTCCTGCGCCCCCCTGTGGTTACCTCGATGGTGGAAGTCTTGAGCAGTGCGATCTGGTCCTCGCGGGTGAGCTCCAGGAATCCAGGCAGCTGCTTGGCAAAGTCCACGATCTCCTGCACAGACATGATGGCCAGCTCTGTGAAGTGAGCGAAGCGCTGCTGCCGCACTTCCCGGTTCAGCGGGTCTTGGCTCTGGGGCCATGGCTGTCACGGGACAAAAACCAACAGAAGTTTTTGGTTTTACCTCTTGGGCTCAGTCTCCATGTGTTCTCAGTTCTCCTTCAAATTAGATGCCCCCACAAATTGAAgcaattactttttcatatttttataaatttttggGAGTTAACGAAgcataaaaaaatcaaactaaCATGTTTCGACCAACAGGGCTGCTGAGAGAGGAGgggcaggaggaggagaaggaggggaaGGTATTGGAAGGAACTGGAATAGATTAATACAAAAATAGGGTTGctttttataatctaaatagAGGCAAATCTTAATGCAGCTGCctcaaaatgaatacattagtgATGCAGTCGACACCCTAATTTCATACTTGATTATTGcataggcatttatcaacgataatcgatgcattgacgttttatttttcaaaataaaagaacattcgttttttaaatgaagattcaacaactaaaaacactgttgtgcataacacttaaacaaaaaggcacaacttatatttatattagaacacttcctaaaaaaagaaataaaaggacTTGAGTTTAACAACTTAAAATTATATGCATGCATCTGCatctcacaaatcctgattaATTTAACTACCATACTAAATTcagcttatttttatataacactgCCATATAATCTAAACAcagcatgtttttaaacaaaagcagGTAAATCGGTAGATGCAacagactaaaaaaataaatacatttaaaaaaatggcaatgtgtttttttttttttatcaagaaaaCGTGAATGCAATAGGTCTACTTCTGATCTGGCTTGTCCAACGTGAATGTAGAGGagtaaagtgtgtatcctagcaacatgcTAATCTACCGTAGTAGCACTAAAagaaacacactctcacacactcaaggttttcaTGCAAACCAACaacaaactgggttctaatttgatacATCGATTCGCAAATTTGTAATTGAAGCTCTGGAAATTTAATGACAGATGATCAATAAaatcgatgcattgattaattgttgcacccctagaATACATGTGTACGATCAgtgatttaaagtaattgtatttaGTGATCAGTGATTAGTTCGGTTCAATAAATCACCCCTTTAAATCTATTACTGCCAGCAAACTCATTCCCTGGATTGGTTTACATTGCAGTACATTAAGAGTAACCCCTTTACTTTCACCCCTGCACATGTTTGAAGAGCCAAGGATGTGGGAGGCTGCATTGCAATCATGGTTGGGGtaaattcctttttattttataagtccTTACTGTACTTGAGTACAGCAAGTAAGGCTGATATGTCCTCTGGTAGACAGTAACCCTGTTTCTGCTTACCGTCACTTTGAGGCGATCAATGAAGGAACTCTTATTACACTGTTTCTGAACTGTCACCAGTTTCTTGATCATCTCTAACTGCTCGGGTGCGAGCTTGGGTGCTTCTGCCCCTGGAAGGTGATTCTGGGGCAGGGTCGACGCCCTGGCCGTCTCATCTTCCTGCCTCTTCATCTTCTTTAACCGGATCTGCTCTTCCGATAGCACGCCTAAACATGGGGGGGGGATAAACAAGCAGGTAATCAGGCTCACTGGCCACACGTAAAAGACCAAAGCCACCTTTTACCCCTTACAACGGACATATCTGTCCCACAAATGAAACTGATGCTTGCTAACTCGCTTTTGCAGTGAGGTGCACGGAACAGGGTTTAACATTTACTAATAGTTTGGAACTGGTCATCCACATTGTCAGTTTCCTCGTGATACTTGAGGATCTGCACGACCGAACATGACAGTTCAACCATCAAACAGTTAGGAACAAATCTGAAGTTCTTGGGAAACTGGTGAACATGAACGACAGTTTTTTAGACAAGCAGATTGATTGAGATTCTGTTGGTAAATGTGGCATAGGCCCAGCCGAGCTCTTCGTTACCCGTGCTGTACTGTTTCTACTTGCTGCCAACACAGCGATCAGAGAAACAAGCCTGGGTGAAGAGGGGTGAACTGCTGTATCATCGTACAGTACTAGGAAGATGAGCCAGACCGCGCAAGCACTCGACCGCTAAATTCAAATACCTGCTGTACACACTTCGGTGCAATGTGTTCAAATTGCAGTTCCAATGTTAGTGAATAGAATTTCTGAAGGACTGCCAAAGGATTGGGTTTGAAGAGCCTTGCTAGTTTGAGCAGTCATCTAGAGAGCAAAGAGCTACTCTGAGTGTTCTAACCTACTGCCTGCAGCTAACCGCTTCAAAAGCACCTACGTGAAGCCctgatgcattttaaaaagtctgtttggTGACCTGAattaaaagtaattgtagctaacaaaatagttgcATACATTTTCTCCACCATGCACACCTAGCtattatatccccttcagtcacgatttttcatttaatttttagtAAATGAGCTCTACGGAGTTCAAGAAGTTatccctgccaaaactttgaaaaaaaacaaaaacaaaccaaccaaaaaatagatacatagataggaaacttaacatagTAAAATTATAAACACAGTGAGTGAAGAGGATATacctctcaaatgtgcagttttgaaagaaacacaggtattttaattttaaaatatctggtAATACTCTAggacaaaaaaaatctgaaagcaCGCTTTTAGACTCTCTTGCGTTTCCTATCAAAAAAGATATCAAAAGTGAAAATACTGGTTTGCtattatgtgtttctttcaaaactgcgaATGGAAGTACAAACCAGGTAAGATTTATTCAACGTTTTGTTGTCAATAATTACTTTAACTGTATTACAGATTTAACAAGCAGGGCCTCTTTGCCTGGCACTACAATCCTCATTGAAGTGAGATTCAAGATCATTTGTGCTTCTTCTGCTTCAATTTCTTGCTACTGTGCATTCCCTCCCTTGAGGTCTAATTATTCAGGAATGGACATCGGAAGACTGTGGGAGACAGGAATGCACAAACAAGCAGGTTGGTGGAATCTGCTGTGAAACGTGGCCAGAAACCCTGAATAAGTCATTTGATTGAACATTTAAGCAGCAATTTCAGTTAATAAGATGAATGTTTTAGAATCGGTGGACCAGTTCTGATGCAGGATGCACCCGAGggctttgttttaaaatcttaGCAAGGAAAAGTCTAAAAAACATACTAGACAACGAGATACACCACATGCACCACTGCCTCTCCCCTTTTGATGATAGTTGACAGCAcattcaaatttatttatttatttattttaattcagctATTCTGGTAGTTTAACTCAAAATAATGATTCAAAGCTGCACGTACAAAGTGAATGCACGGTAACATCTATCGAATTATTTCATTATCTACAACATATAActcctttaaccctttcattcTGAATTAAGTTACATCATTCAAAAAGGAGCTCCTTTACTGAGTATACATgtaacaagactttttttttgcatatatttctacacgacctcagactgggacctaggagtcctgtgaggttccaatgtgattccacatgttaaCGCTAAGATAAGTCAGGACCTTGAGGTCCCACCAGGAACAGGAGAGCCCCCCAGCCCGTGTCTCGGGCACTCACACTGCTCCAGCATGTCCGCCCCCCTCAAGCACTCGCACTGCTCCAGCATGCCCGCCCCCCAGCCCCTGTGTCTCGGGCACTCACACTGCTCCAGCATGCCCGCCCCCCAGCCCCTGTGTCTCGGGCACTCACACTGCTCCAGCATGCCCGCCCCCCAGCCCCTGTGTCTCGGGCACTCACACTGCTCCAGCATGCCCGCCCCCCAGCCCCTGTGTCTCGGGCACTCACACTGCTCCAGCATGCCCGCCCCCCAGCCCCTGTGTCTCGGGCACTCACACTGCTCCAGCATGCCTGCCCCCCAGCCCCTGTGTCTCGGGCACTCACACTGCTCCAGCATGCCTGCCCCCCAGCCCCTGTGTCTCGGGCACTCACACTGCTCCAGCATGCCCGCCCCCCAGCCCCTGTGTCTCGCACTCACACTGCTCCAGCATGCCTGCCCCCCAGCCCCTGTGTCTCGGGCACTCACACTGCTCCAGCATGCCCGCCCCCCAGCCCCTGTGTCTCGGGCACTCACACTGCTCCAGCATGCCCGCCTCCCTGCACTTGCGGAGCCGGCACTCCTGGCACTTGCGGCGCATATACATGTCCATCTCGCACCGGCTGCCGTTCTTGCAGGCGTACTGCGCGCTCTTGATCACGCTGCGGCGGAAGAAGCCCTTGCAGCCCTCGCAGCTCAGCACGTTGTAGTGGAAGCCCGAGGCCTTGTCCCCGCACACGCTGCACACCTCGTTCCCCAGCATCTTCGGGGCCGGGCCCTTCTTGCGCTTCATGGGCTGACATCCTGCcggggaggagggggagacagTACTGTTAACAGGGCAAAAACAGGAGCGGGAGCTTTAACAGAAGCTTAACAGTcttgaaatagtttaaaaaaggcATGTTCTCCATTacgattttgtattattattattattacactgtgtaacaatttatttatttgttttttgttcctgggtagtaagtgttgtttcctaattgcttatgcctcaaaagtatagaaaatggctattattcccctcaatctttgcttttgtgaccaggacagtgatatttcaaaatatcactatttccaatgggaaaacgggcaaatgtgtgtcttttcgttcacataaagtcagaaaaaaacaacatatgaatccaaattaacatgtatttatactaaagtaataccaaaatgactacaaaagatttagaagtgagtagtttttagagatttacgattatactgtaaatacagtataatcgtaaatctcgaaaaactactcacttctaaacttttacttattatattattaatatttatattagtagtaagtgtgcatatttatttcttTCCTATTAATTTTTATTCCAGGTAATCGTTACTTTTACTAGGAGTAAGTGCTTATCAGATACTCTGCTATTTTAAAAGACCCTGCACCTCAGATATTGGGGGTACCTGTGTTAGCAGCCAGGATGTTGGCAGCCACTTCGAGCTTCATCCTGTCAGTGGGGTCCATGGTCACAGCACAGATCAGAGGGCTGGGGGAGAGATCCTGCGAGGAGAGGTCAGTCCCATGGTCCTGGGCAGGGCAGAGCACTGTCCCGTTGAATCTGGAAGGGTGGGAGGAGTCATGCCTGCACTCAGTCAGCAGGCCGCTGCTTGAATCCTCTGTGCTGGAGTCCAGCTGCAGCTCACAGGTTGACACAAACTCTTTGCTTTCTCCTGTGAACAACAgagcaaaattaaaacaaaaataatgcc
Coding sequences within it:
- the LOC121329926 gene encoding oxysterols receptor LXR-alpha-like, producing MSALSATSITDVANGESKEFVSTCELQLDSSTEDSSSGLLTECRHDSSHPSRFNGTVLCPAQDHGTDLSSQDLSPSPLICAVTMDPTDRMKLEVAANILAANTGCQPMKRKKGPAPKMLGNEVCSVCGDKASGFHYNVLSCEGCKGFFRRSVIKSAQYACKNGSRCEMDMYMRRKCQECRLRKCREAGMLEQCVLSEEQIRLKKMKRQEDETARASTLPQNHLPGAEAPKLAPEQLEMIKKLVTVQKQCNKSSFIDRLKVTPWPQSQDPLNREVRQQRFAHFTELAIMSVQEIVDFAKQLPGFLELTREDQIALLKTSTIEIMLLETSRRYNPDIECITFLKDFSYNREDFAKAGLQLEFINPIFEFSKGMNYLHLDEAEFALLIAINIFSADRPNVQDHDLVERFQQPYVDALHSYTRIKRPNDHLMFPRMLMKLVSLRTLSSVHSEQVFALRLQDKKLPPLLSEIWDVHE